In the Clostridium cellulovorans 743B genome, GTAATATTATGATACCAAGTAATTTGTGCAAGTACCTCTTGCACAAATTGAAAATCATTATATTCTTCTGCAAATTTTCTCATATACTTTAAATTTCTTAATGAAAAGCCTTTTAGTTCAGGAAATTCATTTTTAATCTCTTTAGCTATATTATCAATAATCTTAGCTCCCCAACCTTGTCTTTCTTGAGCCTCTAATATAACTCTTCCTATATTCCAATATAAAATTAGTAACTCCTTATTTACTGACAATATTGCTTTTTGTTGGGAACTTCTAATTTGTTCTTTTATTTCTTTTATTAAGTTTATATATAGATTATTTTTTTCAATATTCATAATAAATATTTTCACCTCAAAACTAATTCATATATCTATACTTTACCTTAATTCTAACATTTAAACAAAAATAGAAATAGAAATGATTATTACTTCTAAAAAATAATAGCATATACGGAATAATAACTTATACAATCCCATATATACTATTTATCTTAATTTAACCTGTTGTGCTAGCAGATAAGTTTTCATTAAAAGGATATTTATACCATGATTTTAGGCAGTCCTATCCTATTGTCTCATATACTGTTTTTGGAAATTATTATCCGAATACTAATTCTTTAATCTTTGATATTTCTATACCTATATTAAAAAATTTATTTATAAAATAGCAAAGATTATGAGTTAATATTTTATTTGATATTCTTGTGGCAAATCCCCAAGTTGATTTTGTAAGAACCCTCTGCATATTTAATTGCTCGGAGAGCTGAGAAAAAGTAGTTTCTACTCTACGACGAGCCTTGAATATCAACTGCCTAAAAGGTTTTAAAAGTTTAGTTTTACTATTGTTACGATTTATTGTTAAAAGACGAATGTACCTTGTTTCTTTTAATTGCGAAGCAACTTTTTGACCTATATATCCTTTATCACCTATTAGTATATCAATCTCTGAATTAGCTGTGAGTTCCCAGACGACATCTCTGTCATCAATATTTGCTGCTGTTACAGTAAAATCTGTGATATAGCCATCGAGGGCTACTAAAGCATGTAATTTGAATCCATAATATGTTTCTTTTTTTCGAAGCGCATCGCCCGTAGGCAGCCTCCGGCTTAAAAGCTTTATGGAAATGAGCTCTCCCAAACTTACACACAGGAATTGGCATACTATCTGCAATTCTCATTCGGTCATATTGATAGTTAAGAAATTTCGTTAACTCTTTACGAATTTCATCAATGACTCGAAATAATGACTTTCTAACTCTATGAAACCTCGGCCTACTACAAAAGTTGGGAAATAAGTCTCGTAGGTTTTTAGAGCAAAATCCAAACCATGCTTTTTCAGAGTCAATGGTTAAGAGTTCACCTACTAAAGAAATCGTAATTATTTCGCTATCAGTCATTACTGATTTAGCGATGTTACGACGATTTTTAATAAATGTTGGAGTTACTTTTTGGTAAAAGTCATCAATTATAACATAAGTGACAACAATAAAATCTTTTAAGTCATTTATTGTTATGGTAGAATCTTTATTAAACTCTGGCATATAGGTTAGCCTCCTATCATTAGATTAGTGGTGTTTTTTAATGATAGGTTAGCAAATATGCTGGAGTTTTTCTATTTGTAAGTATTGCCAGCGTATTTAACTAGCACAACGGGTTAATTTAAATCCACTATTGTAATTTTTCGACCCCTATTTTAGGCTGTTGTTGTTTAAAAATAATTCTTGGGTTAGCTCCATAAACTGATGCTATTAGCTTATCCTGTTTTATTACTTTTACTAAGTTCTCAATTTGTTGTGCATATACATCATTATTATAATAAAAAATAGTTGTGGTTGTATTTGGAGCCATTATCAGTTCTTTTAAAACATCTTTATCAGTAACATCAAGTGAATGTCCAAAAATAAACACTTCATTTTTTTCATTATCATTTTGTTCAATTTCTGATACCCAATTTTTATATTTACAACCTGTCTTTTTATATATTCTTTGAAAATACTTTTTAAACCGAATAAATTCTAGCTTATTATTCCTTTCATCATCTTCAAGATATTCATCTATTCCTAAAACCATATTATTTTCTTTACTAGTTCTTTGAATATTTGCCTTTCCATGAATATAATCATATTCAATACCATCATTTACTTCACCATAAATTTTTTGATAAGTGTTAGTATAATTAAAACTTAACACTTTGTCAATATTTTCAATTTCAGCTATATCTTTTGCTTTATATTCCACCTCACTCTTGCCAACAACATCTTCAAGATATATTTCTAAACATCTTATAAGATTATTAAGATCACAAATAAGTTCTTTTATTATTACTTTAGCTGTATCTCCGTGAAACTTTTTGGTATCAAATTTTTCATAATGATTAACACCTGTATTTTTCATATTATCAAGAAAAGAGTGAGCATTTTGATACAACACCTCATTATCTGGTCGTCTTTGACTGCTAGGATTCTCCTGCATCGTTATATTGTAATTCATATAATATTCCAAGCACTTTATTATATCTGCTATTTCAGACTCAAAGTCAATCCAACCTTTATTTTCAATACCACTCTTTTTGCTAAAATAATCAATCCATACATTTTGTGAAATTAGCCTATCTAATTCTTTTAGAGCATCCTTATGATTTGAAAAAGTAAATACTTCATCACTGAATAAATATTCTCTTACATTTTCATTTAAGTTTGAAAACATAGGCCATTTTTCCAACTCATGTTTCGGATGTTTTTCTAGATTTTTATAACATTTAATGAACTCCATAAAGTCCCAATACTTAGTTGGAAGGTTATGTTCTAAATCAAACCCATTACCTATAATTAATATCTTCATTACATTCCCCACTTTCACACTATAATTAATCAATATTTTATTATAATATCCCATAATTTACAATTATATTGCACCATGCTCATTTTTTCGCTCTTTTACTATAGAAATAACCATTAGTTTATATTAATCATTTATTTATGTAAATGAAATTAGTGTATACAGAAGCATAATCTCTACCTCTATATACACCATTTCTTGTTCATTCATTCAATTTAAATCAACTGTTATTATAATTCTGTAATTATACTATTTTAGTTGTCCACTCTTCACAGTTCCATATCTCAGTAGCAACATCCCTATAGAACTCTGGTTCATGGGACACAAGTAAAATAGTTCCCTTATATTCTTGCAGAGCCCTCTTTAACTCGTCCTTCGCATCAACATCAAGATGGTTTGTAGGCTCGTCAAGGATTAGTATATTTGATTCTGTATTAAGAATTTTACATAGTCTTACCTTCGCTTGCTCTCCTCCACTTAGGACACAAACTTTACTTTCGATTTGTTTTGTTGTAAGTCCACATTTTGCAAGAGCACTTCTTATTTCGTATTGAGTATAAGAAGGGAAAGCAGTCCAAACCTCTTCAATACAGCTATTATAATTTGCTTCTTTTATTTCTTGTTCAAAATATCCAATGTGTTGGTATTCTCCAAGTTCAACTTCTCCACTTAATGGTTTTAAGATTCCTAGTAAGCTCTTTAAAAGTGTTGACTTTCCAAGACCGTTAGCCCCTACTAGAGCTACCTTTTGTCCTCTTTCTAGGTAAAGGTTAAGAGGTTTTGATAAAGGTTCATTATATCCAATAACTAAATCCTTTGTTTCAAATATAAGTTTTCCTGAAGTTCTTGCTTGTTTAAAATAGAATTCTGGCTTTGGTTTTTCTGCTGCAAGCTCAATTCTGTCCATTTTATCAAGTTTCTTTTGTCTTGAACGTGCCATACCAGTAGTCGCAACTCTTGCTTTATTTCTTGCAACGAAATCTTCAAGCTTAGCAATTTCAGCTTGTTGTCTCTCGTAAGCTGCTTCTAGTTGCTTTTTATTTGCTTCATAGATTCTTTGGAATTCATAATAGTCTCCAACGTATCTTGTAAGCTTTCTATTTTCAACGTGATATATTAAATTGATAACACTATTTAAGAAAGGTATATCATGAGATATTAATATAAACGCATTTTCATAGTTTTGCAGATATCTCTTTAACCATTCTATATGTTCTTCGTCTAGATAGTTTGTAGGCTCATCTAGTAATAGTATGTCTGGATTTTCAAGAAGAAGTTTTCCAAGTAAGATCTTTGTTCTTTGTCCTCCTGATAAATCTGTTACATCTTTATCTAGACCTACATCAAGAAGCCCTAAACCTTTAGCTACTTCTTCAACCTTTGCATCTATAACATAGAAGCCGTTATGGTCAAGCATATCTTGGATTACTGCTGTTCTTTCAAGCATCTTTTCTAATTCTTCTGGAGTGCAATCTCCCATCTTACCATATAGCTCATTCATCTCAATTTCAGCATCAAATAAGTACTGAAAAGCACTTCTCATAACGTCTCTTATTGATTGTCCTTTATCAAGAACTGTATGTTGGTCCATATAACCAACTCTCACATTGTTTGACCATATAACCTGACCATCATCTGGCATAAGCTTGTCAGTTATTATATTCATAAAGGTAGACTTACCTTCTCCATTTGCTCCAATTAATCCTACGTGCTCACCCTTTAAAAGTCTAAAAGATACATCTTCGAATATGGCTCTATCTCCAAAGCCGTGACTTATATTTTTAACCGTTAGTATACTCATTAAAATCCTCCTAAGGTTTTAAAAACTTATTTATCAGACCAAGAATATTATATTATATCTTTTTACTGCGAACAATAGAAAATACTATAGATAAGGTTTGCAATTTGTCGATATTAACTCTATACTAAACTAAGTAACGCTCTAACAATTGATAACGGAGGTTTTCACATGACTTGCAAATTTTATTTACATAAAAACAAAGGCAAAAAAGCTATAAACGGTCATCCTTGGATATTCTCTTCTGATATAGCTGGCTACGACGGAGAATATACTAATGGCGATATCGTAGAAATATATACTAGCGAAGAAGCATTCATTGGAAAGGGTTATATCAATGATGTTTCTCAAATAGCTCTTAGAATTATGACAAGAGACATAAATGAAGAAATAAACAAAGAATTTTTTAGAAAACGCCTTAGAACAGCTTGGGATTATAGACAAAAAGTTGTTGATACTTCTTCCTGCAGATTTATCTTTGGAGAAGCAGATTTTCTTCCTGGCATGATTATTGATAAATTTGAAGATGTCTATGTAATCCAATCTCTAGCTCTTGGTATAGATAAGTATAAACAAATTATAACTGATATATTGGTAGAGGAATATAACGCTAGAGGCGTTTACGAAAGAAGTGATGCTTCCGTAAGACTTAAGGAAGGCATGGAACTTAAAAAAGGCTTTTTAACAGAACCTTTTGATACAATGGTTACCATCGTTGAAAATGGAGTAAAATTCCATGTAGATATAGAAAATGGTCAAAAGACAGGGTTCTTCCTTGATCAGAAGGAAAATAGACGTGCAATCCATAAGCTATGTAAAGATGCAGAAGTTCTAGATGTGTTCACTCATACTGGTTCCTTTGCATTAAATGCTGGAATCGCCGGAGCAAAACATGTTACTGGTCTTGATATTTCGGAGCATGCTGTAGACTTCTGCAGAAAAAATGCTGAACTAAACAATCTTCAAGATAAAGTAGAATTCGTCTGTGGTGATGCCTTTGAAGTAATGAAAAACTGGGCATATGAAGGTAAAAAATATGATGTAGTTATCGTAGACCCACCTGCTTTTACAAAAGCTAGGGACACTATAAAAAATGCTAAAAAAGGCTACAAAAAAATAAATTTCCGTGGTCTTAAAATGGTTAAAAACCAAGGTTATTTTGTTTCTGCATCTTGCTCACATTTTATGAGCCCAGAATTATTCCATGAAGCAATAGCAGAAGCTGCAAGAGATGCAGGGGTCATGCTTCGCCAAGTTGAGTTTAAAACTCAAGCTCCAGATCATCCAATTCTTTGGAATGATGAAGAGTCTTACTACTTAAAATTTTACATTTTCCAAGTGTTAACTAAAGAACAATAACTTATTTTCACTAAATTATAAAAGTTCCAATAAAGATTTCATATTAAATGCATTTATTGCTTACTGAAAGCAATGTAGATTTTTAATCTGATCTATATAATCATAAAAAGTATTCAATTACAGTAAAACTACTCCATTGAATACTTTTTTATGTTCAATATAATTCTATTATTTTTCTTTCCATATCAGATATGCAATTATAAAAAGCGTTGCTTCTTTAAAGTTTCTTATATCATAACCAGTTTCTCTTTTTATCTTATCTAATCTATAAATTAGAGTATTCCTATGAATATATAATCTTCTTGCTGCATCACTTATGTTTAATCCATAATTTATAAACTCTTCTATAGTAGTTAACATTTCTTCATCAAAAGAATTAAATTTGTCTTCGAGCTTTTCTTTAAGCTCATTTTTCAAATCATCCTTTATAAAATAAACCAACTTTTCTAGAAGCAATTTATTATAACTTAAAATATTTTGCTTAATTGAATATCTTGATTTTAGCATCAGACATTCTTTGCAATTTTCATAAGCTTTTTTTACTTCCTTAGCCTTATAAATTGTGTCACTATAACTTATACAGCTATCATAATAAATATCCGCTTCAATTGATTCAATTATACTGCTTGCATGCTCTTCTATATCTTCAAAAATCCCCATAAGCACAATATGATCTCCAAATATTATGCTTATAACATCCTGCTCCTTATATATTTCTTTAATAACCGTCAATGCATCATACTTATTTCCATCAACATCAATTATCATTACATTGCTACCTTTTTCAATAAAAGAAAAGTTTTTCGTAAGTAACTCATTAGATACTTCTCTGCCTTCTAAAATATCCATAAAGCCTTGTTCTTTTATAGAATAAAGTTCTCTATACTTACTTTCTATTATGTATTTTAAAACGCCTTGAGATCCTTCAAATCGTTTAGGTATTTGTACCTTTATGTTGCTTTCTCCTAAAACCACTGAAAAAGTAGTAATCTGTTCATTACTGTCATCAGAAATAGCTCCAAATATTACATTCTCTTCTTCGTCTATTAATCGAAGTTTTATATCAGTATTTGTAACTAGTTCTTGAAGAAAAATATTAAAGTTATTCATTTCATCACCTCACCATATGTATTTTTTACTTTAAATCTATTATATATAAGTAAAGCAATCATTAATATAAAGAAAACTCCACTTAAATACAATTCAAGTGGAGTATATTTTTACTGATTAATGTTATTATAGAACTGTTATTTCAGTTTCTTTATCGAATATATGTGCTTTTTCCATATCAAAGCAGATTGATATTTCATCGCCAACAGCAGCATTTGAAGTTCCATTAACTCTTGAAGTGAAGTTATTTCCGCTCTTAGTTAAGTATAGGTATGTTTCTGCACCCATAAGTTCAGTAACTTCAACTTTAGCTTTTATAGTTGATTCTGGATTTGCAGCAACTACTTCTGCCTTGTCGCTTAAGTTTTCTGGTCTGATACCGAAAATTACTTCTTTACCAACATAACCTTCTTTTTTAACAACAGCGGCTTGTTTGTCTGTTAAGTATAAAGCATCTTGACCAATTGTAACTTTAACTCTTGAACCTTCTTCTGAAAGTTTAGCTGACATAAAGTTCATTTGTGGTGAACCTATGAAACCTGCAACGAAAAGGTTAACTGGATTTTGGTATATTTCTTTTGGTGATGCAACTTGTTGTATGATACCGTCTTTCATAACAACGATTCTTGTTCCTAATGTCATAGCTTCTGTTTGGTCATGTGTAACGTAAATGAAAGTTGTAGCTAATTTTTTGTGTAATTTAGCTATTTCTGTTCTCATTTGAACTCTTAGTTTAGCATCAAGGTTAGAAAGAGGTTCGTCCATTAAGAATACTTTTGGTTCTCTAACGATAGCTCTTCCCATCGCAACTCTTTGTCTTTGTCCACCAGATAAAGCCTTTGGTTTTCTATCTAAAAGATGAGCTATATCAAGAATTTTAGCTGCTTCTTTAACTTTAGTATCTATTACATCTTTTGGTACTTTTCTTAATTTTAATCCGAATGCCATATTATCATATACAGTCATGTGAGGATATAATGCATAGTTTTGGAATACCATCGCGATATCTCTATCTTTAGGTGATACGTCATTACATACTTTATCTCCTATTAATAGTTCTCCCTTTGATATTTCTTCAAGGCCAGCGATCATTCTTAAAGTTGTTGATTTACCGCAACCTGATGGTCCTACGAAAACGATGAATTCTTTATCTGCTATATCTAAATTGAAATCTTTAACTGCTGTTACATTTCCTTCATATATCTTATAAATATGTTTAAGTTCTAACTTTGCCATTAATAATTCCTCCCTGTGATCATCAATTCGCTTTGATTTATCTTATAGATTAATTTTATACCACTGAAAACCTTTTATCCATAATGAAAATTCACAAAACTTTAATTCTATTTTGTAGAATAGCACAAACCTTGATACAACCCTTTGTCTTCCATGGTTTTATCAATATCGTTTAAAATTTCCCACTTTTTCAAACTCCATTTAGGTTCTATTAACAAATTCCTTGGTGCATCTCCTGTAAGTCTGTGAATTACCATATTGCTCGGAAGCATTGTAATTGCAGTAATTATGATATCTATATATTCTTCCTTGCTCAAAAATTCTAGTGTTCCCTCTTTGTATAATTTCACAAGAGGTGTATCTTTTAAAAGATGAAGTAAATGCAATTTAATTCCAGATATTTGTCTGGATGCTACATACCTTATTGTATTTAACATATCTTCCTTTGACTCACCTGGGAGTCCAAAAATTGTAT is a window encoding:
- a CDS encoding bacteriophage abortive infection AbiH family protein translates to MKILIIGNGFDLEHNLPTKYWDFMEFIKCYKNLEKHPKHELEKWPMFSNLNENVREYLFSDEVFTFSNHKDALKELDRLISQNVWIDYFSKKSGIENKGWIDFESEIADIIKCLEYYMNYNITMQENPSSQRRPDNEVLYQNAHSFLDNMKNTGVNHYEKFDTKKFHGDTAKVIIKELICDLNNLIRCLEIYLEDVVGKSEVEYKAKDIAEIENIDKVLSFNYTNTYQKIYGEVNDGIEYDYIHGKANIQRTSKENNMVLGIDEYLEDDERNNKLEFIRFKKYFQRIYKKTGCKYKNWVSEIEQNDNEKNEVFIFGHSLDVTDKDVLKELIMAPNTTTTIFYYNNDVYAQQIENLVKVIKQDKLIASVYGANPRIIFKQQQPKIGVEKLQ
- a CDS encoding ABC-F family ATP-binding cassette domain-containing protein, with translation MSILTVKNISHGFGDRAIFEDVSFRLLKGEHVGLIGANGEGKSTFMNIITDKLMPDDGQVIWSNNVRVGYMDQHTVLDKGQSIRDVMRSAFQYLFDAEIEMNELYGKMGDCTPEELEKMLERTAVIQDMLDHNGFYVIDAKVEEVAKGLGLLDVGLDKDVTDLSGGQRTKILLGKLLLENPDILLLDEPTNYLDEEHIEWLKRYLQNYENAFILISHDIPFLNSVINLIYHVENRKLTRYVGDYYEFQRIYEANKKQLEAAYERQQAEIAKLEDFVARNKARVATTGMARSRQKKLDKMDRIELAAEKPKPEFYFKQARTSGKLIFETKDLVIGYNEPLSKPLNLYLERGQKVALVGANGLGKSTLLKSLLGILKPLSGEVELGEYQHIGYFEQEIKEANYNSCIEEVWTAFPSYTQYEIRSALAKCGLTTKQIESKVCVLSGGEQAKVRLCKILNTESNILILDEPTNHLDVDAKDELKRALQEYKGTILLVSHEPEFYRDVATEIWNCEEWTTKIV
- a CDS encoding class I SAM-dependent rRNA methyltransferase — protein: MTCKFYLHKNKGKKAINGHPWIFSSDIAGYDGEYTNGDIVEIYTSEEAFIGKGYINDVSQIALRIMTRDINEEINKEFFRKRLRTAWDYRQKVVDTSSCRFIFGEADFLPGMIIDKFEDVYVIQSLALGIDKYKQIITDILVEEYNARGVYERSDASVRLKEGMELKKGFLTEPFDTMVTIVENGVKFHVDIENGQKTGFFLDQKENRRAIHKLCKDAEVLDVFTHTGSFALNAGIAGAKHVTGLDISEHAVDFCRKNAELNNLQDKVEFVCGDAFEVMKNWAYEGKKYDVVIVDPPAFTKARDTIKNAKKGYKKINFRGLKMVKNQGYFVSASCSHFMSPELFHEAIAEAARDAGVMLRQVEFKTQAPDHPILWNDEESYYLKFYIFQVLTKEQ
- a CDS encoding PucR family transcriptional regulator, translated to MNNFNIFLQELVTNTDIKLRLIDEEENVIFGAISDDSNEQITTFSVVLGESNIKVQIPKRFEGSQGVLKYIIESKYRELYSIKEQGFMDILEGREVSNELLTKNFSFIEKGSNVMIIDVDGNKYDALTVIKEIYKEQDVISIIFGDHIVLMGIFEDIEEHASSIIESIEADIYYDSCISYSDTIYKAKEVKKAYENCKECLMLKSRYSIKQNILSYNKLLLEKLVYFIKDDLKNELKEKLEDKFNSFDEEMLTTIEEFINYGLNISDAARRLYIHRNTLIYRLDKIKRETGYDIRNFKEATLFIIAYLIWKEK
- a CDS encoding ABC transporter ATP-binding protein; the protein is MAKLELKHIYKIYEGNVTAVKDFNLDIADKEFIVFVGPSGCGKSTTLRMIAGLEEISKGELLIGDKVCNDVSPKDRDIAMVFQNYALYPHMTVYDNMAFGLKLRKVPKDVIDTKVKEAAKILDIAHLLDRKPKALSGGQRQRVAMGRAIVREPKVFLMDEPLSNLDAKLRVQMRTEIAKLHKKLATTFIYVTHDQTEAMTLGTRIVVMKDGIIQQVASPKEIYQNPVNLFVAGFIGSPQMNFMSAKLSEEGSRVKVTIGQDALYLTDKQAAVVKKEGYVGKEVIFGIRPENLSDKAEVVAANPESTIKAKVEVTELMGAETYLYLTKSGNNFTSRVNGTSNAAVGDEISICFDMEKAHIFDKETEITVL